The Negativicutes bacterium genome has a window encoding:
- a CDS encoding C39 family peptidase, translating into MTAQEINYSKEKAKACKEIMLIREKYFKDTNSVNAKEIEKLDSLLGKFYPDTTLSDYLPGYGNDVVLRTNPGDYMYKNLDLPGQEQDEEFNCGPAAAKAVLAGREIYVSFDDLEEDMYTTIDGTYLGNIAPALNLYNGVNGNWFNYAIMYGSTLSSWPMEFANATITTLLGNYGVVINGHQLANSSVYFAYYDGGTGLSQSEIGHYVAGEGFDSTDPSARILYYYDSIPSEDMFLPTRHVEISFQRMAILTNDRGLVY; encoded by the coding sequence TTGACAGCACAGGAAATCAATTATTCGAAAGAAAAAGCCAAAGCATGTAAAGAAATAATGTTGATACGCGAAAAATACTTTAAGGATACAAATAGTGTAAACGCAAAGGAAATTGAAAAATTAGATAGTTTGTTAGGAAAGTTTTATCCAGATACTACGTTATCGGATTATTTACCTGGTTATGGTAATGATGTAGTATTAAGGACCAATCCTGGTGACTATATGTACAAAAACTTAGATTTGCCGGGGCAAGAGCAAGATGAAGAATTTAATTGTGGTCCAGCAGCAGCAAAAGCTGTTTTAGCTGGACGCGAAATTTATGTATCTTTTGATGATTTAGAAGAAGATATGTATACAACAATCGATGGCACATATTTAGGTAATATAGCCCCGGCTTTGAATCTTTATAATGGCGTTAACGGAAATTGGTTCAATTATGCTATCATGTATGGAAGCACTTTATCTTCATGGCCAATGGAGTTTGCAAATGCAACAATTACGACTTTGCTTGGAAATTACGGTGTAGTTATTAATGGTCATCAACTTGCCAATTCATCAGTCTATTTTGCTTATTATGACGGGGGGACAGGTCTTTCTCAATCCGAAATAGGTCACTATGTTGCTGGAGAAGGATTTGATAGCACTGACCCTTCGGCTCGTATACTATATTATTATGATTCGATTCCTTCAGAAGATATGTTTCTACCTACAAGACATGTAGAAATTTCTTTTCAGCGTATGGCAATATTAACGAATGACAGAGGGTTAGTCTACTAA
- a CDS encoding flavin reductase, translating into MMETSALFKLTYGLFLIGAADGGRQNACITNTIMQVTSDPLRCVATATKTHFTHELLIKTGKLSVSVLSQEAKLDVFNWFGMQSGHTVDKLSNYPHETDANGCPYLTEGVCAVYEGTVVETLDLGTHTLFLFDVTAARNIKDVPPMTYADYRILKSGKQSKPAEPVKLPAKWVCSVCHYEYDGTIPFEELPDDYTCPVCGVGKNMFVKV; encoded by the coding sequence ATGATGGAAACCTCTGCTCTATTTAAATTGACTTACGGGTTGTTTCTGATTGGAGCAGCCGACGGCGGCCGGCAAAATGCCTGTATCACGAATACAATAATGCAAGTCACCAGCGATCCGCTGCGTTGTGTCGCAACCGCGACTAAAACACATTTCACCCACGAATTGCTGATCAAAACCGGCAAATTATCTGTTTCCGTACTCTCCCAGGAAGCGAAGCTCGATGTGTTCAATTGGTTTGGTATGCAGAGCGGGCATACTGTGGATAAACTCAGCAACTACCCGCACGAGACAGATGCCAACGGTTGCCCCTACCTGACGGAAGGTGTCTGTGCGGTCTATGAAGGAACCGTCGTAGAGACGCTCGATTTAGGTACTCATACTCTATTCCTCTTTGATGTCACAGCAGCGCGCAATATCAAAGATGTCCCTCCCATGACTTATGCCGATTACCGGATTCTCAAAAGCGGCAAGCAGAGTAAACCGGCAGAACCGGTCAAGCTGCCGGCAAAGTGGGTCTGCAGTGTCTGCCATTACGAGTATGATGGTACAATCCCCTTTGAAGAGTTACCGGATGACTATACTTGCCCTGTCTGCGGTGTAGGCAAAAACATGTTTGTCAAAGTTTAG
- a CDS encoding glycyl-radical enzyme activating protein has product MEGLVFDVRRYSTQDGPGIRTTVFFKGCPLRCQWCHNPESQSFAAELMRQPELCISCGRCLTVCPVSLGETDTCQQCGACAEICPAQGRVMAGSIQTTSEVMQKIRRDLLFYDQSGGGVTFSGGEPLCQPDFLLELLQTCGKEGIHRAVDTSGFAAWEVLQPIAAETDLFLYDLKIMDSEQHKKYTGVGNALILANLKKLIRSGQHGIIRMPLIPGINNAEENLQAMGKFLAATGGSWPVNLLPFHQMQKSKYQKLGRTYQLSETAIPTAAEIQAAVLLLRSFGLQVSSIV; this is encoded by the coding sequence ATGGAAGGTCTGGTTTTTGATGTTCGTCGCTATTCAACACAGGACGGTCCCGGGATTCGGACCACTGTTTTTTTCAAAGGCTGTCCTTTGCGCTGCCAGTGGTGTCACAATCCGGAGAGTCAATCGTTTGCGGCAGAGTTGATGCGCCAGCCTGAGCTATGTATCAGCTGTGGGCGCTGCCTGACGGTTTGTCCTGTCAGTTTAGGTGAAACGGATACCTGCCAGCAGTGCGGCGCCTGTGCAGAAATTTGCCCGGCGCAGGGACGTGTGATGGCAGGTTCGATCCAAACAACAAGTGAAGTGATGCAAAAAATCCGCCGTGATCTCTTATTCTACGATCAATCCGGCGGCGGTGTGACGTTTTCCGGCGGAGAGCCGCTCTGTCAACCGGATTTTCTGCTGGAACTGCTGCAAACCTGCGGCAAAGAAGGCATTCACCGGGCAGTGGACACCAGTGGATTTGCGGCTTGGGAAGTGCTGCAGCCGATTGCTGCCGAAACCGATTTATTCCTCTATGATCTAAAAATCATGGACAGCGAGCAGCATAAAAAATATACCGGGGTAGGGAACGCATTAATTCTGGCTAACCTGAAGAAACTGATCCGGTCTGGCCAGCATGGTATCATCAGAATGCCATTGATTCCCGGCATTAATAACGCGGAAGAGAATTTGCAGGCAATGGGGAAATTCCTCGCTGCAACCGGCGGCAGTTGGCCGGTAAACCTGCTTCCCTTCCATCAAATGCAAAAGAGTAAGTATCAGAAATTAGGCCGCACCTACCAATTGAGCGAAACAGCCATCCCAACGGCAGCAGAGATACAAGCAGCCGTCCTTTTGCTGCGCAGTTTTGGTTTACAGGTGAGCAGTATCGTCTAG
- a CDS encoding glycyl radical protein, translating into MNERIARLRQLSREAQPAFSAERAKLVTDFYKANDGKYSVPVMRALNFYHLCDQKTIYFGEDELIVGERGGAPAVVPSFPELTCHSLEDLDILNSREMASYRVTAQDRQLYEEEIIPYWRGRSLRDKAFAEIDTTWKSLYEAGLFTEFMEQRAPGHTSLDGKIYQKGMLDFIRAIELAQSKLDWLEDPEAGSKNEEWKAMIISCRAVIRFAERHAERAEAMAAVCQDTKRQAELLKIAQVCHRVPAEAPRDFQEALQIYWFVHLGTITEMNGWDAMSPGHLDQHLTPFYEKGIAEGSLTREQAKELLACLWIKFNNHPAPPKVGVTALESGTYNDFVNINIGGLHRDGSDAVSEVSYLLLEVFEEQHLLQPQCNVQISAKTPEHFLKTAAKIIRKGYGYPSIFNTDQVVMEQVRAGKSIEDAREGGNSGCIETGCFGKEAYLLTGYLNVPKILELVLNNGVDPLTGKTIGLKTGDPTQFSDFEALYAAFERQLEFVVNTKIKVNNYLEYLYRRFAPATFLSVLMDGCIESGHDYYDGGPKYNTTYIQCCGIATITDSLSALKKHVFEEKTISMAQLLTALAQNFAEQEPLRQYLLNKTPFFGNDEDEADLLMRRVFASLIQNIEGRSSTKGVTYHLNMLSTTCHVYFGKMLGATPNGRLALLPESDGTSPSQGADRNGPTAVVKSLGKMDQSLTGGTLLNQRFLPSALAGEEGITKLTQLVRTYFRLGGHHIQFNVVDTETLRKAQAAPAEYRDLLVRVAGYSDYFVNLDKFHQEEIISRTAQEM; encoded by the coding sequence ATGAATGAACGCATTGCACGCTTGCGTCAGCTCAGCCGCGAGGCACAGCCTGCTTTTTCAGCGGAGCGGGCGAAATTGGTGACTGATTTTTATAAAGCGAATGACGGCAAGTATTCTGTCCCCGTAATGCGGGCGTTGAATTTTTATCATTTATGCGATCAAAAGACCATCTATTTTGGCGAAGATGAGTTGATTGTCGGCGAACGGGGCGGCGCTCCCGCCGTCGTACCTTCTTTTCCGGAACTGACTTGTCATTCTCTGGAGGATTTGGATATTCTCAATTCCCGGGAAATGGCGAGTTATCGGGTCACAGCGCAGGACCGTCAGTTATATGAAGAAGAAATTATCCCATATTGGCGCGGCCGCAGCCTGCGAGACAAAGCATTTGCCGAAATCGATACAACCTGGAAATCGCTGTATGAGGCTGGTTTATTCACCGAGTTTATGGAGCAAAGGGCGCCGGGTCATACGTCTTTGGACGGTAAAATCTATCAAAAAGGGATGCTGGATTTTATCCGCGCCATTGAGCTGGCGCAAAGTAAGCTGGATTGGCTGGAAGATCCGGAGGCTGGCAGTAAAAATGAAGAATGGAAAGCCATGATCATCAGCTGCCGGGCTGTGATCCGCTTTGCCGAACGGCATGCCGAACGGGCAGAAGCCATGGCGGCCGTTTGTCAGGATACCAAGCGGCAAGCGGAACTGCTGAAAATCGCGCAAGTCTGCCATCGGGTTCCGGCGGAGGCGCCGCGTGACTTTCAGGAAGCGCTGCAGATCTACTGGTTTGTGCATCTGGGCACCATTACAGAAATGAATGGTTGGGACGCGATGAGCCCGGGACACCTGGATCAGCATCTGACGCCGTTTTACGAAAAAGGAATTGCCGAAGGTTCTTTAACCAGAGAACAAGCCAAGGAATTGTTGGCGTGCCTCTGGATTAAATTCAACAATCACCCCGCTCCGCCGAAAGTGGGTGTGACTGCCCTGGAGAGCGGTACCTATAACGATTTTGTCAATATCAATATCGGGGGCCTGCATCGGGATGGCAGCGACGCGGTCAGCGAGGTTTCCTATCTGCTGCTGGAAGTCTTCGAGGAGCAGCATCTGCTGCAGCCGCAGTGCAACGTGCAGATCAGCGCCAAGACACCGGAACATTTCCTGAAGACGGCGGCGAAGATTATTCGCAAAGGCTACGGTTATCCTTCTATTTTTAACACGGATCAGGTTGTAATGGAACAGGTCAGAGCCGGTAAGAGTATCGAAGATGCCAGGGAAGGCGGCAATAGCGGCTGTATTGAAACCGGTTGTTTCGGCAAAGAAGCCTATCTGCTGACCGGTTATCTGAATGTGCCGAAAATTCTGGAATTAGTGTTGAACAACGGTGTCGATCCCTTGACCGGTAAGACAATCGGTCTGAAAACCGGCGATCCAACACAGTTTTCTGATTTTGAAGCCCTGTATGCTGCTTTTGAACGGCAGCTGGAATTTGTTGTCAATACAAAGATCAAAGTGAATAATTATCTGGAATATCTCTACCGGCGTTTCGCGCCGGCGACGTTTCTTTCTGTTTTAATGGACGGCTGTATTGAAAGCGGACACGATTATTATGACGGCGGGCCGAAATATAACACAACCTATATTCAATGCTGCGGTATCGCTACCATTACAGATAGTCTGTCGGCACTGAAAAAGCATGTATTTGAAGAGAAAACGATTTCAATGGCACAGCTGCTGACGGCGTTAGCGCAGAACTTTGCCGAGCAAGAACCTCTGCGCCAATACCTGCTCAATAAAACTCCCTTCTTCGGTAATGATGAGGACGAGGCGGATTTGCTGATGCGGCGCGTTTTTGCTTCTCTTATTCAGAACATCGAAGGTCGCAGCAGCACCAAAGGTGTTACTTATCATCTCAATATGCTTTCTACTACCTGCCATGTTTACTTCGGCAAAATGCTGGGAGCGACACCGAACGGTCGTCTTGCTCTGCTGCCGGAATCGGATGGTACTTCCCCCTCACAAGGTGCTGACCGCAACGGTCCGACCGCCGTTGTAAAATCCTTGGGTAAAATGGATCAGAGTCTGACCGGCGGAACTCTGCTCAACCAGCGCTTTCTGCCGTCGGCTTTGGCTGGCGAAGAGGGGATTACGAAATTGACGCAGCTGGTGCGCACTTATTTCCGCTTGGGCGGTCATCATATTCAGTTTAATGTGGTGGATACCGAAACGCTGCGCAAAGCGCAGGCGGCCCCTGCGGAATATCGTGATTTGTTGGTACGGGTGGCTGGTTACAGCGATTACTTTGTCAACCTGGATAAGTTCCATCAGGAAGAGATCATTTCCCGCACCGCCCAGGAAATGTAA
- a CDS encoding DUF5655 domain-containing protein, translated as MGNVKLFWIDESKMEELRMEDIALSEEQKNLIEQNISTMFGLRLVTGDYQMSDSHTLAIDTLALDANDHPVIVYYRRPYVTDTVNRGLSAMAWLHSHHSEFQLLVMHHLGQEAANRIQWLQPRLFCISDEYTKYELNAAALTRVSTELICYCFYGENLLLIERLALPEASRRENPFQPQLDRYLANASLPVQHLYQEFTSLIDSQGNDANVSIQMDSIAWARLRNFAVLQAQNDTLHIYLNLPLEAVSIEEMQYDFVHNNKLNESTLGSIELTIRTSEELMLSSDLIIRAYKYN; from the coding sequence ATGGGTAATGTGAAACTGTTTTGGATCGATGAGAGTAAAATGGAAGAGCTGCGCATGGAAGATATTGCCTTAAGCGAAGAGCAGAAAAACCTGATTGAACAGAACATCAGTACGATGTTTGGTTTACGCCTCGTCACCGGCGACTACCAGATGAGCGACAGCCATACCTTAGCCATTGATACTTTGGCCTTAGACGCCAATGATCATCCTGTCATCGTCTACTACCGCCGTCCTTATGTAACCGATACCGTCAATCGCGGCTTAAGCGCCATGGCTTGGCTGCATTCGCACCACAGTGAATTTCAGCTGTTGGTCATGCATCATCTGGGTCAGGAAGCGGCCAATCGCATCCAATGGTTACAGCCGCGTCTCTTCTGCATCAGCGATGAATATACCAAATATGAACTGAACGCAGCCGCTCTCACCAGAGTCTCTACGGAATTGATCTGTTATTGTTTTTATGGTGAGAATTTATTGCTGATCGAACGACTTGCGCTGCCGGAAGCAAGCAGGCGGGAAAATCCGTTTCAACCTCAACTCGACCGCTATTTGGCCAACGCCAGCCTGCCCGTGCAGCATCTCTACCAAGAATTTACCAGCTTGATTGACAGTCAGGGCAATGACGCGAATGTCAGCATACAAATGGATTCGATTGCCTGGGCCAGATTACGCAATTTCGCTGTGCTGCAGGCGCAGAATGATACCTTACATATTTACCTCAACCTGCCATTGGAAGCCGTCAGTATTGAAGAAATGCAATATGACTTTGTGCATAACAACAAACTCAATGAATCGACTCTTGGCAGCATCGAATTGACCATTCGAACTTCGGAAGAACTGATGCTGAGCAGCGATTTGATCATACGCGCCTATAAATATAACTAA
- a CDS encoding YvcK family protein, with protein sequence MKRFGRWFSPGMRVKRWLVLILLGFCFIGFGFFIVYGLDFQRFADEIQVILYRITGTRFGPSLGGLLLIAGLGLIIYAVRRLTKSVTAIMLPDSAQHLADLFYQKRQLKRGPKLVVIGGGSGLSVLIRGLKQYTSNLTAIVTMADDGGSSGRLREELGTLPPGDIRNCILAMANAEPSLQRLFEYRFSEGSLAGHNFGNLFLAAMTAVNDGNFEKAVQETSKVLAVGGQVYPSTLEDVTLVAETQDGQLIRGESAIGHAHAKIRTVRLEPAHPKSLPEVIKAIHEADAVILGPGSLYTSIIPNLLVLGISEAITASAALTIYVCNVMAQPGETDYHRASDYVKTIMQFLDRNVLDYAIVNTGTVIEKWVQSYSKEGGAPVEADLGTISKLGVKVIQNDYLKYQNYVRHDEVKLAEDIIELVISERYSLEQRRDLAERLQKESVSG encoded by the coding sequence ATGAAACGCTTCGGTCGGTGGTTTTCACCCGGAATGCGGGTGAAACGTTGGCTGGTGTTGATTCTGCTGGGTTTCTGCTTCATCGGCTTTGGTTTCTTCATCGTTTACGGTTTAGACTTTCAGCGCTTTGCTGACGAGATTCAAGTGATCTTATATCGCATTACCGGGACTCGCTTCGGGCCTTCTTTGGGTGGTTTGCTGCTGATCGCAGGGCTTGGGCTGATCATCTATGCTGTCCGTCGCTTGACGAAGAGTGTAACTGCAATTATGCTGCCCGATTCCGCTCAGCATCTGGCTGATTTGTTTTATCAGAAACGTCAATTGAAACGCGGGCCAAAACTGGTCGTCATCGGCGGTGGCTCCGGTTTGTCTGTCCTGATCCGCGGTTTAAAGCAGTATACTAGTAATTTGACCGCCATTGTTACCATGGCCGATGACGGCGGCTCTTCCGGTCGGCTGCGTGAGGAATTGGGCACGCTGCCGCCGGGCGATATCCGCAACTGTATTTTGGCGATGGCGAATGCGGAGCCATCGCTGCAGCGCTTATTCGAATATCGTTTTAGCGAAGGCAGTCTGGCCGGGCATAATTTCGGCAATTTGTTTTTGGCTGCCATGACTGCGGTCAACGACGGAAATTTTGAAAAAGCAGTGCAGGAGACTTCTAAAGTCTTGGCGGTAGGAGGTCAGGTTTACCCTTCAACTCTGGAGGATGTGACCTTGGTGGCGGAAACACAGGATGGGCAGCTGATCCGCGGAGAATCAGCGATTGGTCATGCTCATGCCAAGATTCGTACCGTCAGATTAGAACCTGCTCATCCCAAATCGCTGCCGGAAGTCATAAAAGCAATCCATGAGGCGGATGCCGTCATTTTAGGACCGGGCAGCCTTTATACCAGTATCATTCCCAATCTGCTGGTTCTGGGGATTTCCGAAGCGATTACCGCCAGCGCGGCTTTGACGATCTATGTCTGCAATGTGATGGCACAGCCGGGAGAGACCGATTATCATAGGGCTTCCGATTATGTGAAAACAATCATGCAGTTTTTAGATCGGAATGTGCTGGATTATGCCATCGTCAATACCGGTACAGTCATCGAAAAATGGGTGCAGTCTTATTCCAAAGAAGGCGGCGCGCCGGTGGAAGCGGATCTTGGCACGATCAGTAAGCTCGGAGTAAAAGTGATACAAAATGATTATTTGAAGTATCAGAATTATGTACGCCATGATGAGGTCAAATTGGCTGAAGATATTATCGAATTGGTAATCTCTGAACGCTACAGTTTGGAACAGAGACGCGATTTGGCCGAACGGCTGCAAAAAGAATCCGTGTCAGGCTAG
- the lgt gene encoding prolipoprotein diacylglyceryl transferase: MPVPDSPYLFQSAYFSIRWYGVLIALGMALALIVGLRQARRSGLNEEYLLDAVLLAIPSGVLGARIYYVLFHWDYYGSHVNEIIRIWEGGLAIHGGIIAGIAAAYFYFRHRKTNIWPYLDLAMPCMALAQAIGRWGNWFNQEAYGSITTLPWGMLIAGEYRHPTFLYESIWDILLFAFLYAMLREQKQEHGVVTAGYLILYSVGRFFIEQLRTDSEWMGPFKAAQVFSVVMIILGIMILFRVKKRKPPALEVKERQDSVSSKRNDKAE, encoded by the coding sequence ATGCCGGTCCCTGACAGTCCTTATTTGTTTCAATCGGCTTATTTTTCAATTCGCTGGTATGGCGTATTAATCGCTTTGGGTATGGCCCTCGCGTTGATCGTTGGCTTACGCCAAGCCAGACGTTCCGGATTGAATGAGGAATATCTGTTGGATGCTGTTTTGTTGGCGATTCCCAGCGGTGTTCTGGGGGCGCGTATTTACTATGTCCTCTTTCATTGGGATTATTACGGCAGTCATGTTAATGAGATCATCCGTATCTGGGAGGGAGGACTGGCGATTCATGGCGGTATTATCGCGGGAATCGCAGCCGCTTATTTTTACTTTCGCCACAGAAAAACGAATATCTGGCCTTATCTGGATCTGGCAATGCCTTGTATGGCACTGGCGCAAGCCATCGGGCGCTGGGGCAACTGGTTCAATCAGGAAGCCTATGGCAGTATTACAACACTGCCCTGGGGAATGTTGATTGCAGGGGAATACCGTCATCCAACCTTCCTCTATGAATCGATTTGGGATATTTTGCTCTTTGCTTTCCTATATGCCATGCTGCGGGAACAAAAACAAGAGCACGGGGTCGTAACAGCCGGGTATTTGATCCTGTACTCGGTCGGACGCTTTTTTATTGAGCAGCTGCGCACGGACAGCGAATGGATGGGTCCTTTTAAAGCGGCGCAGGTCTTCAGCGTTGTCATGATCATTTTGGGTATTATGATTTTATTCCGGGTTAAAAAGCGAAAACCGCCGGCTTTGGAGGTAAAGGAGCGGCAGGATTCCGTATCATCAAAGCGAAATGATAAAGCAGAATAA
- a CDS encoding Xaa-Pro peptidase family protein encodes MINRLEKLRFLLQQSGFDAALIVPGSNFFYLTGLTMNLSERVTMAVFPVQGEPFVVCPQLEAEKIRRITGIVQIFTWTDEEGPQKACEAAFHASHLAGKVIACEYRSTRLLEWDLILTAMNHQVSIRALDPILNQMRSVKEEEEISLICKAVICVEEALKAAQATMRPGVTELEVAALLEKTIRAFGGSGGGSVISGERGCLPHAITSDKALAEGETVILDIVAKYQGYTADITRTFAIGELSAELKKIYRIVQEAQEFARQNSKPGMTGEELDALARDQITAAGYGAYFIHRSGHGLGLDTHEEPYLVKGNQIPFAIGNVFTIEPGIYLPGLGGVRIEDDAVMTAGGARILTGFSRDLITLG; translated from the coding sequence TTGATTAATCGGCTGGAAAAATTACGTTTCTTGCTGCAGCAATCCGGTTTTGACGCCGCTCTCATCGTTCCCGGTTCCAATTTTTTCTATCTGACCGGTTTGACCATGAATCTGAGCGAACGCGTCACCATGGCGGTTTTTCCTGTGCAGGGAGAGCCTTTTGTGGTTTGTCCTCAGTTGGAAGCGGAGAAAATCCGCCGCATTACCGGCATTGTGCAGATATTTACCTGGACAGATGAAGAGGGACCGCAAAAAGCATGCGAAGCAGCCTTTCACGCCAGTCATTTAGCCGGGAAAGTGATTGCCTGTGAATATCGCAGCACACGTTTGCTGGAATGGGATTTAATTCTGACCGCCATGAATCATCAGGTCAGCATCAGGGCTTTGGATCCGATTTTGAATCAAATGCGCAGTGTGAAAGAAGAAGAAGAGATCTCATTGATCTGCAAGGCGGTTATTTGTGTGGAAGAAGCGCTGAAAGCGGCGCAGGCAACCATGAGACCCGGTGTGACAGAGTTGGAAGTAGCCGCTCTTTTGGAAAAAACGATCCGGGCTTTTGGCGGCAGCGGCGGCGGCAGTGTGATTTCCGGTGAACGCGGCTGTTTACCGCACGCGATTACCTCCGACAAAGCCTTAGCCGAAGGAGAAACTGTCATTCTCGATATTGTAGCCAAATATCAAGGTTATACGGCGGATATTACCAGAACCTTTGCCATCGGTGAACTGTCGGCTGAACTGAAGAAAATCTACCGGATTGTACAGGAAGCGCAGGAATTTGCCCGGCAGAACAGCAAACCCGGCATGACCGGAGAAGAATTGGATGCTTTGGCGCGTGATCAAATAACGGCTGCCGGGTATGGCGCTTACTTTATCCATCGCTCCGGTCATGGTCTTGGTCTCGATACGCACGAAGAACCTTATCTGGTCAAAGGCAATCAGATTCCCTTTGCCATTGGCAATGTTTTCACGATCGAACCCGGAATTTATCTGCCTGGTTTGGGTGGAGTTCGGATCGAGGATGATGCTGTCATGACAGCCGGCGGAGCGCGGATCCTTACCGGTTTTTCCAGAGATTTAATCACCCTTGGCTAA
- a CDS encoding acetate kinase, with the protein MKVLVLNCGSSSLKYQLFDATDESVLAKGRVERIGIDGSFLVHKGSGDEITVETAMPDHTVAIQNVLNMLTDEKYGVIKSFDEIGAVGHRVVHGGEDFSGSVLITEAVKASLTRNIELAPLHNPPNLMGIEAVEAAMPGVPNIGVFDTAFHSTMPKFSYLYALPYSLYEKYKIRRYGFHGTSHKFVSQRCAVIMGKPIETLKIITAHLGNGCSLTAVDGGKSVDTSMGFTPLEGVMMGTRSGDFDPAIVGYVMQKENMSFDEFSKMVNKDSGMLGITGISSDMRDVETAADAGNERALLGLDMFEYQIRKTIGSFVAVLNGVDALVFTAGIGENDAVMRSKICSHLGWLGVEIDENLNNNRKIKEKEISTANSKIRVFVIPTNEELAIARDTYAIVTGKMK; encoded by the coding sequence ATGAAAGTGTTAGTTCTCAATTGCGGCAGCTCCTCTTTAAAATATCAATTATTTGATGCGACCGATGAAAGCGTTCTTGCCAAAGGCCGCGTAGAACGGATCGGTATTGACGGGTCTTTCCTGGTGCATAAAGGCAGCGGAGACGAAATTACAGTAGAGACAGCAATGCCCGATCACACAGTAGCTATTCAGAACGTTTTAAATATGCTCACCGATGAGAAATACGGCGTAATCAAATCCTTTGATGAAATTGGAGCGGTGGGGCACCGTGTTGTGCACGGCGGCGAAGATTTCTCCGGATCCGTGCTGATCACCGAAGCAGTCAAAGCCTCCCTGACCCGCAATATCGAACTGGCGCCGCTGCATAATCCGCCGAATCTGATGGGTATTGAAGCAGTGGAAGCAGCCATGCCCGGTGTGCCGAATATCGGTGTCTTTGATACCGCTTTTCATTCCACCATGCCGAAGTTCAGTTATCTTTACGCTTTGCCTTACAGCCTCTATGAAAAGTATAAAATCCGCCGTTATGGCTTCCACGGCACTTCTCATAAATTCGTTTCCCAGCGCTGTGCTGTGATCATGGGCAAACCAATCGAAACATTAAAAATCATCACAGCCCACTTAGGCAATGGCTGCTCCCTGACTGCCGTCGACGGCGGTAAATCCGTCGACACTTCGATGGGTTTCACTCCCCTGGAAGGCGTTATGATGGGAACCCGCTCCGGTGATTTCGATCCCGCCATTGTTGGCTATGTCATGCAAAAAGAAAATATGAGCTTCGATGAATTCAGCAAAATGGTCAATAAAGATTCCGGTATGCTTGGCATCACCGGTATTTCCAGCGATATGCGCGATGTGGAAACCGCTGCCGATGCCGGCAATGAGCGCGCCTTACTGGGTTTGGATATGTTTGAATATCAGATCCGCAAAACGATCGGCTCTTTTGTTGCCGTTCTCAATGGTGTCGATGCGCTCGTCTTTACGGCGGGGATCGGTGAAAATGATGCCGTTATGCGCAGTAAAATCTGCAGCCATCTGGGATGGTTGGGCGTCGAGATTGACGAAAACCTCAACAACAATCGTAAGATCAAAGAAAAAGAAATATCTACGGCAAATTCCAAAATTCGTGTTTTTGTCATTCCCACCAATGAAGAACTCGCCATCGCCAGAGATACCTACGCCATCGTGACCGGCAAAATGAAATAG